CGCCTGTGCCGATAAAATGAATTTGTTGCTTTTCCAGATAAGCGATACGTCTTTTCGTATCCTCATAATGAGAGTTACCTCCATCCACTAAAATATCCCCTGCTTCTAAGTGTGGTAAAATTTCATCAATAAATTGATCTGTTTCTCTGCCGGCCTTTATCATCATAAAGATGATCCTAGGTTGCATTAACGATTGTACAAAAGGTTTTACATCTACGAAACCTAATGCAGTATTCAACTCTGTATAATTATGAATTGCATTTTCAGCAACTTTTTCCTCGACACCTTTTATATATCGGTTATACAGCGAAAGCTTTACTCCGTTTCGTGCCCAGTTTCTGGCCAGGCTTTTACCCATTACACCTAACCCAACAACACCTAATGTAGACTTATTGGTTTCCTCTAAAATTGTGTTCACCATAGTTTGTTTATCGAGTGATATGTCAATCTTAATACTTTCATTTGGTATTTCAAGGATATCAAACTGAGATTGTAAAAGCGAAATGGGCATATAATGCTCTTTTCTGGTTGCCATCCTTTTTTGTATCAGCTCTTTTGATCCTTGTAAAAAAATCCAAAAAATAGAACCTTCCATATGCTCCGCGATGATCTCACGGTATTTCTTTTTCAATGCCGAACAGGCTATTATCACCGATCTATCAGCTACTAAAGCCTCATTGCCTATTCTATTTATATTCTTGAGCCATTCATACCGATCGCTATCATCAAGAGGTATACCGGCTTTCATCTTTTCGATATTACTTGCGGAGTGAAAATCATCTCCATCAAAAAACGGAATACCCAACTGAGCTGCCAATAACTGTCCAATAGTGGTTTTGCCACTTCCGGATACACCCATCAACAAATAGATCTTTGCACTTCGCTTCATACATCAGTTAAGCTTAAATAAACAAACTCAATACCAAAACTCCCAGTAATCCAACTACTGAAACAATGCTTTCCATCAATGACCAGGATAAAAATGTATCTTTTACTGAAACATTAAAATACTCTTTAAACATCCAAAAACCCGTATCATTCACGTGTGAACAAAAGATACTGCCTGAACCAATCGCTAAAATGACCAAATTCGGTTCTACATCTAATTGTGTGATCAATGGCGCAATGATACCTGCCGCCGTAAGACCCGCTACTGTTGCAGATCCCAGACAGAGTCGAATAAGCGCAGCTACCAGCCAGGCAAGCACGAGTGGATGAATTTGTACCGATTGTAAAACAGCGACAATTTCATTACTCATTTCACTGTCAATCAGTATTTGTTTCAGTCCTCCCGACGCTCCTATGATCAAAATAATTGTAGCGATCTCTCGGACTCCTTGGTCATAGGTCGTCATGATCGCTTGTACAGACATACCTTGTCTTTTCCCTAATAAAAGCGTCACAATTAATAAGGAGCATAACATTAAAATCGAAGGCTCATTGATGAAGTCACAAATTTTTGCAATGCTATCATTTGCTTTGAAGATGATAGAAGTCAGGAGTGTGACTAGTAATAAGAAGATGGGCATTAAGGCAGAAAGAATACTGATCCCCAAAGAAGGTTGATTTTCAGCTTGTACAGTTTCCTGAAAATCGAAACGTGATGAAGTTGTTTTGATGCGAATCAGAAATCTCGAAAAAATAGGACCTGCCAATACAACCGCTGGAATGGCTACGATCATTCCGTAAAGAAATGTTTTTGAGATACTCGCATTAAAAATACCGATCAAAGAAGCCGGTGATGGATGTGGCGGTAATAAACTATGGGCTACAGATAGAGCAGCTAAAATGGGTATTGCAACCGGTATAACGGGTAGTTTGAATTTGTAAACTAAACTGTATATGATCGGGATCACCAAAACAAACCCCACATTGTAAAACAAAGGAATTCCGATGATGAGTCCGGTCAACATCATACCCCAGGAAAGATATTGTTGACCGCATATACGAATGACTCTTTCAGCAATAACGGTTGCAGCTCCACTATTTGCTACCAGTTTACCGATCATGGCTCCTGAGGCGAGGGTGATGATGATGGAGCCCAGCATATCTCCCACCCCTTTCTGCAATGATTTTACAATTGCCATAAGAGGCATCCCAAGAAGCAACCCGGCGCAAATTGAAACAATTAAAAATGAGACGAATGGAGAAACTTTATATACAGATGTCAGTACCGTTAACCCGATAATTACAAGAAGAAGTACGAGAAAAATCTGCATGCAATTGTTTTACTTTTAATGATTTCGTTTCGGAGTGTCTAAAGCTTGAAATAAAAATAGTAAAACGAACTCGTCTGTCGAAGTATATCAGAATTTAGACGTGTATATAAAAGAAAAGCCCACCGTTGCTAAAACTATGGTGGGCGTAAGCGGAGAGAGAGGGATTCGAACCCCCGGACCTTTGACAGTCAACGGTTTTCAAGACCGCCGCATTCGACCGCTCTGCCATCTCTCCGGCGCAAAAGTACGTTTTGAATGATATTTACCAAAAAAAATAGAGAAAGAACCGATAAAAACTTTGAAAGCCTTATTGGGAAAGGGCTACAGAGAAGTTCTTTGTAAACGAAAGGACTAGGAAGTGGGTTTCTCTTCAAGTTTTTCAACTACGACGAGATCTGACAGGTCGACGTGCATGGGTAGTAATCCAATTTGCACGATGGCTCTTTTTCCCCGGATCTCTTTCACTTCCCCTACCTGGTAGTTCTTTCTCAACTTCACCAGCGAGCCTATTACAATTTGTTGATTGAGTTCTTTGTATTTCAGGTCTACTTTTTTCGCCAGTTTATTTACAACAATGGTTTCTTTTTGCTTGAATAAAAGATGCTGTAAATTTTTGATGACCTCTTGCTTATTTTCTGATTTTTTCCAATCCAATACGATCTGTTTGAGTTTACGCTCCATATCTTTCAGGTACACAAGACGATCCTCAGTGATTCTGTTCTGCTGTTTCAATAATTCCACTTGCTGACGATGTCGTTCTTTGTCCATCACCACTTCCATTTCCTTTTTCAAACGATCGTTTTCTCTGAGCAGTTTGTGGAGTTGCTTTTTTTCTTGCTCCAATTGCTGCAGATCTTGTTCGGTTCTATTCAACAAACGATCCAATTTGAAATGGTCTTCTTCTACCAGCTTTCGTGCTCTGTTGATCAGGTGTTGTGGCAATCCGATTCTTTCTGCAATCGCGAAAGTGTAGGAACTGCCGGGCTTACCAACGATCAGTTTATACATAGGCTGAAGATTGACTTCATCAAACTGCATCGCACCATTGATGATACCTTTCGTATGATTGGCCATCACTTTCAAATTGAGATAGTGTGTAGTGACAACACCATATGCATGTTTGCGTGCCAATTCCTCCATGATCACTTCAGCGAAAGCACCACCCAGATTCGGATCACTTCCACTACCCAATTCATCAATAAAAAATAAAGTCTTTCCGTTAGCAGACTCAATAAAAGACTTCATGTGTAAAAGATGACTGCTGTAAGTGCTCAGTTCAAATTCAAGATTTTGGGTATCGCCGATGTGAATAAACAACTGCTTAAAAATACCCATCTGAGAATCCGGACTTACCGGCACCAATAATCCGCTTTGCAGTAAGAGCTGATTCAGTCCGATCGTTTTCATCGTTACTGTTTTACCACCTGCATTGGGCCCGCTGATGACTAGGATTCGGCTCTGTTCATCCAATGTAAGTGTGACGGGTATCGTTGGTTTATTGGCGGTCTTATTATACAACAGAAGCAAGGGATGAAAGGCATTGATCAAGTGTACATGCGCCTTGTCCGATAACTCAGGTAACTGTCCATTCATTTCAATGGCCAGTTTGGCTTTCGCTCTGATGAAATCATATTCTCCGGAGATCAATAAGTATTGAGAAAGCAATGGAGCATAAACGGATAAACGAGCAGTGAGTTGTCTGAGTATGCGTTGAACTTCTTTTAATTCATCATGCTCCAGTGCAAACACGGTATTATTCAGATCAATGGTTTCTTCCGGTTCAATGAAGGAAGTTTTTCTACTGTCACTTTCTCCATGTAGAATCCCTTTCACCTGACGTTTATGTTCTGAAAAAACAGCAACAACTCTCCTGCCATTGCTAAAACTTTCATCAATGTCTGCTGTATATCCGGCCTTGGCCAATTTAGCGATCACTTTTTCAAACATTCTTCGCAATTCGTTTCTCTTGCGATAGAGGCTCATCCGTATCTTTTGAAGATCGGGTGAGGCATTGTCTTTTACATTTCCCTGTTCATCGATCACCTCATCGATCATTTCAATGATCGTTTTCTCGTAATAAACATCTTTGATCACTTCAGCCATGGCCGGGAAAGCCTGTCTTCTTTCTGTATCAAACCATCGAAAAATATTGGCAGTGTTTTCCGATAATTTCCTGATCTGTAACCACTGTTCTCCTGTGATCAGTGCACCGGGAATTCCCAATAAGCGAAGTTCCTGTTGTAAAGGGAGGGTAAAATCATTGGGGAAATACTGCGCCTGTTGAAGAATAGATTTGAATTCGAATGTTTGCTGCAGGGCTAATTGAATATATTCTTTGCGTGTATGGATCCTTAATTGGGCTGCTTTCTCACGGGCATGCAAGGTTTTACAGTGACTTTCCAATAAAGTTCTGACCTTATCAAATTCCAGTTGAGTCAAAGCTGTTTCAGGATACAAACGCATAATTCTGTACTACGATTAAGGCGCAAAGGTAAAGGTGATCTTTGATCTTAGATCTGTGATTTTTTGATTTCCTTAATCAGGTGTAGGACATGAACCATCAGTTCACTAATCAAGCAATCAAAGATCAAAGAATCAGAGATTAACAACCCTTTTGTAAGGTTAGAACATTCATGCTGTCTATTTGTTATAGAATCAACACCTAATTTTATAAAAAAGGTTAATATGCGATTTATTTTGAGTGTAATGGTATGGGCAATTGTATTTGCTTCTTGTGCCCAACAGCCATCAAAAAAAGTAACAAATATGAATACGAAGGTGAATTATAGTGGTATCGTTACCGATACGGCTACATTTGGCGAAGGATGTTTTTGGTGTACAGAAGCTTTCTTTCAACGATTGGAAGGTGTATTGGAAGTAGTTAGTGGATATGGTGGTGGATTTGTGGAGAATCCGACCTATGAACAGGTATGTGATAAGAATACGGGTCATGTGGAGCTGGCACGGATCGTTTATGATCCTTCAAAGATCACTTATGATGAGCTTTTAGAGGTTTTTTGGAAGACCCACGATCCTACAACTCCAAATCAGCAAGGCAATGATATTGGGCCACAGTATCGAAGTGTGGTTTATTATCACAACGAAACACAAAAACAAAAAGCGGAACAATACAAAGCATTATTGGATAAAAGTGGTGCCTGGGATAAACCCATCGTTACTACCATTGAACCTTTCAAGAATTTTTATCTGGCAGAAAACTATCATCAAAACTATTACAATGACAATCCCAATCAGGGATATTGCAGATTTGTGATCAGACCTAAATTGGAGAAATTCGAGAAGGTGTTCAAAGACAAGTTAAAGAAGCAATAATTGAAGTGTGTTGAGTAAAGCCACAGATTCACAGATTAAAGAACTAATCTGTGAATCTGTGGCTTCTTTTTTGCTTTTATTTAGCAGCTACCCCAGTAAAATCTGTTTAAACTAGTTTTCTGCACCTTATTTTTACAGGAATCTATCGAACAGGCCCATGGGAAGTATTCGTAAACAAACCATCATTTCCAGCGTACTGGTTTATATTGGTTTTGCCATTGGGTTTGTCAATCATTATTTCTACACCAAAAATGGTTCTTTTACCCCCGAGCAGTTTGGTCTGACGCGTATTTTCTTTGATTTCGCACAAAATATGATGGCTTTTGGAGCCTTGGGTGTCATTCCGGTCATCTATAAATTCTACCCTTATTATAAGGATAATCTTGAGCCTCGCAAGATCGATCTGATGAGTTGGGCCATGTTGGCATCGATCATTGGATTTGTCATTGTATTGGTCAGTGGTTTTGTATTTCAACCATTTTTTGTAGAAAAGTACCAAGAGAAATCCCCTTTAATCCTGAATTACTATTACTGGATGTTTCCATTCGCCATGGGGATGTTATTCTTTTCTGTGATAGAAGGATTTAGCTGGGCATTGCAATTATCTGTGGTATCCAACTTCTTAAAGGAGACATTACTCAGGGTTATTACCAGTGTATTGATCGGACTATTTTATTTCAAATGGATCAGTTTCACCGTGTTCATCTACCTCTTTGCATTTCAATACCTAGCTATCTTTTTATTTCTATTCATCTACCTATTACGCAGTGGTCACCTTCACTTTCATTTTAAAATCAGCAGGGTAACCAGGAAGTTCTGGAAAAAGATACTCTCAATGCAGATCCTGATTTATGGAGGCACATTGATCGCATCTGTTGCTGCAACCATTGATAGCTTTATCATTGCGGGTTTTCAAGGACTTACAGCTGTCGGTATTTTTGTGTTTGCACAATTCACGGCGAATGTTATTCAGGTTCCGCAGAGAAGTATTCAGGCAGTTTCCTCGAGCTTTCTTTCCAGGGCTTGGAAAGACAAAAACTATGGCGAGATTCATCGCATCTATTCAAGATCCTGTATCAATCTGTTATTGATGTCATTATTCATTTTCGGTAATATATGGCTGAATGCAGAAGAGGGCATCAAAGTGTTGAATATTCAGCAAGATTATCTGAATAGTTTGAATGTTATTTTCATTTTAGGGATTGTACGAATTATTGATGCGGGCACCGGTTTGAATGCCATGGTTATCAATACCTCAACTTATTGGCGATTTGATTTCATCAGTGGAGTGGTGTTGATCGGGCTTCGATTACCACTAACTTATTTCATGATCAAAGAGTATGGCATTATCGGATCGGCTTATGCCGAATTGATAGCGTATGCTACCTATAATTTTATACGCTATGAATTTCTGAGACGGAAATTCAATATGCAGCCATTTACCATGAAGACCTTGTATTCTCTATTGTTAGCTGTTGCAGCTTATTTTATCTGTAAACAGTCTTTCAGTGCTTTGAGTGGCTGGATAGCAATTATTTGTAATGCGGTTGTCTTTTCGGGTATTATGATCGCAGGAATATTTGTCTTCAAGCTAACCCCTGATGCCATGCAGTTGTATCATGTCGTGAAGAAAAGATGGAGCAATGAGTAGTTGGAATCTTGCTTTCGACTTTCTTTATTGTATCGAAGATATATTTCTTACAAAAATCTGAAATCTGCGATCTGCCATTATAATATAACGTACTCCCCTTTTTTGTTTACGGAGATCAATGGCAGCTTTTTGTTTTCTTCGAAGTAGTCATATACTTCTTTTAAACGGGTTGAGAACTTTTGGTATTCTTTATCTTCTTTACTATTTCTATCCAAGTACTCCTGACTTCTATTATTGCTGAAACGAACCGGATAAATATGAACAGGTATGAAGTCTTGTCCCTGATTACGGGCATGTGAGGCCAACACATACAATTCTTCGATCTGATCGTTCTGAATTGGGATACATCCTACGGTGATACAACTACCATGAATGTATATATCACTTCCCGGTTTGATGGAATCACTTAAAAGCAGATCTGATGCATTGGGGTAATTCAATCCCAATGATAAGTGATACATGCTTTTGGGATTGAATTCATTGATATAGTAAAATCCTTCCGGCACCTGATAATCACCCTCCATTCTTTTCGGCCCAAGCGTTCCTGAAAGCGCGCATATCTTATAGGTTTTGAATAACTTATAAGGTTCTGCTGAAGTATTTCTTACCCATACTTCCAATTGACTATCATACTTAAAGCTTCGGATATAAACATCTTTTGCGGGCCATTGAAGTTTAGCATTTGCGAACTGTTTCTTCAAACTATCTTCTTTGGAGCGAATGGCCTGTGCAACCCTGGGAAACACACGTTGATTTTCAATAAAACCTGACTGTCCGTTGACGGATACCGCGGTCATCAATATTGAAAGAAATAACAGGGGGTATTTCATTATTGCAAAATACTAAATGATCAAGATGTGATTGTTGAAGCTACTGTTAAATTGAAACGTTGGCAAGTTAGGATTATTGTATAAAAAGACCGGAATCGTTGCGAAGATTCCGGTCTTATAATTTCCTTTCAATTATAGGTTTCCTCTATCCGCCTGTTCTCTTTCAATGGCTTCAAATAAGGCTTTAAAATTACCTTTTCCGAAACTCTTAGCCCCTTTCCGCTGAATGATCTCAAAGAAAAGTGTAGGCCTGTCTTCAACGGGCTTGGTAAAAATTTGTAATAAGTATCCTTCATCATCTCTATCCACCAAGATTCCCAGATCACGCAAAGGATTTAGGTCTTCATCGATATGTCCTACTCTATCCAATAAATCATCATAATAGGTGGTAGGAACTTTTAAAAACTCAACACCTCTGTTTTGAAGATCGGTGACGGTTCTGACAATATCATTTGTTGCCAGTGCCACATGTTGACAGCCTTCTCCATTATAAAAATCGAGGTACTCTTCTACCTGTGATTTTTTCTTTCCTTCTGCAGGTTCATTGATCGGGAACTTTACGAATCCGTTTCCATTACTCATCACCTTACTCATCAACGCTGAGTACTCGGTTGAGATATCGTTATCATCAAAACTGAGGATATTCTTAAAGCCCATCACATCTTCATAAAACTTAACCCAAGGATTCATTTGATTCCATCCTACATTACCCACACAATGATCGACGTACAGTAATCCCGTTTCACTTGGATTATAATGACTCTCCCATTTTCTGTATCCAGGTAAGAATGCACCGGTATAATTTGTTCTTTCAATAAAAAGGTGTACAGTATCTCCATAAGTATGGATACCGCTGATGACTACTTCTCCGAATTCATCTTTTAATCGTTGCGGTTCCATATAGCTCTTACCACCGCGCTGTGTTGTTTGTTTCCAGGCATCCGTAGCATCGTTTACTTTCAATGCCAATACCTTCACACCATCTCCGTGTTTGTATACATGATCTGCTATCGGATTATCGGTACGCAGTGCGGTTGTAAAAACAAAAGTCAATTTGTTTTGTCTGACAGCATAGCTGGCACGATCTTTTACCCCTGTTTCAGGTCCGGCATAAGCCAAACTTTGAAAGCCAAAAGCTGTTTTATAAAAATGAGCGGCTTGCTTTGCATTGCCGACATAAAATTCAACATAATCAGTGCCCAATAAGGGTAAAAAATCAGTAGTAGTAGACTGTACTGCAGAAGTTACAATCGATTCCATACAATATGTTTATAAAATGAATGAATAGGGAGAAAATCTTTGTCGTCAAAGACAAGATCAGGCATCCATGGCCAATGCTTCCATCAGCAGACAATAACATCCGCGTTTGTCACCGAAGACTTTATGAGGATAATCAGGTAGCATGGTTCAAAGTTAGGGATTTTGGGGATAGATAATGGGTTATGGACGATGGGTTATCGGATTTAGAAACCCTTCTTCAACATCAAAAAATAACCTATCACCCACGACCCATACCCTAGTACCCAGTTCCCCTTATCTTCGCAGACATGAAAGCAGGAATTCTTGGAGGTGGCCAGTTGGGCCGTATGCTGTTACAAGCAGCAGCCAATTACACAGTAGAAACTTGGGTAATGGAAAACGACCCTAATTGTCCGGCCGCGCATCTTTGTCACCATTTTGTTCTGGGAAATATCAATGATTTTGATGCAGTATATGCATTTGGGAAAGGGCTGGATGTTCTTACCATCGAAATTGAGTCGGTGAATGTGGATGCATTAGAAAAACTCGAAGCTGAAGGCGTTAAAGTGTATCCCAAACCCTCTGCGATCAGAACGATCAAAAATAAGATCCTTCAAAAGCAATTCTATGAATCAAATGATATCCCTACTTCCTCATTTGTTATCACAGAAAAGCTGAGTGATCTAAAAGACCACACTGCTTTTTTACCGGCTGTTCATAAGATCGGACAAGGTGGATATGATGGAAAAGGTGTTCAGATCATTCGTGATGAGCAAGAAATAGAAAAAGGATTTGATGCACCAGCGGTACTTGAAAAAATGGTGCCTATACATAAAGAGATCGCAATGATCGTTGCGATGAATGATAAAGGAGAAACAGCATTGTATCCTCCTGCTGAAATGGTATTTGATCCTGTGTTAAATTTATTGGATTATCAATTGAGTCCTGCATCACTTCCGGAAAAAGTATTTTGGAAAGCAGAAGCCATCGCTTTACGTGTGGTAAAAGGGTTGAATAGCCCGGGATTATTTGCTGTAGAACTTTTTGTTGATAAGAATGAAGAAGTGTTGGTCAATGAAACAGCACCACGTGTACATAACAGCGGGCATCATACCATTGAAGCCAATTATTCCAGTCAATATGATATGTTATGGCGTATCATGTTAGGTTATCCCTTGGGAAATACTGATGCGATACTTCCATCTGCCATTGTAAATCTTCTCGGCGCCGAAGGATATTCCGGTGAAGCAGTTTATGAAAACCTTGACGAGGTCTTAAAAATGGATAATGTTTTTGTACATCTCTATGGAAAAAAGCAGACAAAACCCGGTAGAAAAATGGGGCATGTTACCATTATGCACAAAGACTATCAGGATCTAACACACAAGGCGAATAAGATCAAACATTTATTGAAGGTCATTAGCACATAATTTTAATGTCAGATGTCAGATTTGATTTTATAAATGAACCCAATCTGACATCTCACATTTCTCATTCACTATCCTTTCTTCACATTCAAAGGGCGTAAGAATCCAATACCAATCAGGCTTTTGGTTTGTAGTCCGGGTGATGTTTTATTAGGACCGAATAAACGAACATCGTCATCATAGATCAGATCAAGACTATATGTTGCCGAGAAAAATTTATTGATCTTGAAAGAGAATAAATTGGTCATGAAGAAGTCGATATTCTGTGCTTGGTTGTTATAGTTAGAGAACATGTCTAACCTTCCTTTGTAAGTCACATTTTTCGCAATCGTATTATTGTAGTTAACGGTAGCGAAAGTTCCTATTTCATTGATCGATGTTTTGCCTGCAGGTACACCATACTTACCTAATGTAGATAGTTTGTTATTCGCCACAACAGTCCACCTGGATGTAAGTGGCGACACAAACACTGAAAGCTTATCAGAAGGTTTGTAATCAAATCCGACTGAAAGAATTATGTATGCCGGTGATAAGAATGATGATGAAAAACTTGGCACACCTCCTGAAAAGGTATAACCATCAAACCATTGGGAACGAAAGTTAAAAAGACTGGATAAAAATACTTTTCCGGTACTATCCATTTTATAACCATACTTACTCAGAAAATCAAAACGGTCATCGTTCTTTCTTCCTCCTAGGCTGGTGGTCTGCACGTAGCCGAGGTTCATATCAAAGTTGTTATCCCAGCTGTGGCGGTTCTTACGATAGAAATAGAAAAAATTGAAGTATGAGCTTACTGCGAGTGAAAAATTATCACCCCCTGCAGCCCAATTACTCAGGGAGCCTTGTGCAAGATTTGCACTCAATAAACCACCTTTTTTCCATACCCATGTACTGGTATCCGCGTCTTTTTTGATGGTTCGGGAAGTTTCACTTCGAAGTTTATTCACTACAATATCCTGAGAAAAAACTGCTGATGAAAAACACAGCATCAGCATCCATAGCATAGTTTTCTTCATGTGGCCGGGGGATTTGCGTTGCAAAACTAATTGATTAACAGAATTTTCAGCGTTGAAAACCTGTCAAACTGACACAAAAACAAGACAATTTTGTTAATTTTGCATCTAAACGATTCTAAAAGAAGGTATGAATACAATGCTTACTACAGATAAAGTGCATGATGAAGCCCGTCAGGGAGAAGCATTTCAGCCATTCGCTAATGATCCAAATCAGTATAAAAAGCATTTTTATATTGAGAGTTATGGCTGTGCAATGAATTTTGCAGATAGTGAGGTGGTGGCCTCGATCTTAAATGGTGCCGGTTTTGGTGCGACCCGAAATCTTGAAGAAGCCAATCTGATTTTATTGAATACCTGCTCCATTCGTGAAAAAGCAGAACAAACGGTCCGTAAAAGATTAACAGAGTTTCGCAAGATCAAAGAACGTACACCGGGAATGCTGATTGGCATGCTGGGTTGTATGGCTGAGCGATTAAAAGCCCAGTTACTCGAGCAAGAAAAACTGGTGGACCTGGTGGTTGGTCCTGATGCGTACAGAAGTTTACCGGCACTGATCGAAGAAGCGGAATCCGGACAGAAAGCCGTGAATGTTTTGTTGAGCCGCGATGAAACTTATGGTGACATCGCTCCCATTCGTTTAGATAGCAATGGAATCAGTGCTTTTGTATCGATTATGCGTGGCTGTAATAATATGTGCAGCTTCTGTGTTGTACCATTTACAAGAGGACGAGAAAGAAGTCGTGATGCGCATTCGATCATTCAAGAAGTACAAGCATTATGTGATAAGGGTTACAAAGAAGTAACCTTATTGGGACAAAACGTGGACAGTTACTATTGGATCGATGAGCAAAAAGATGAAACCGTAACATTTGCAGCTCTTCTTGAGAAAGTGGCATTGATCAGTCCGGATCTCAGGGTTCGATTCAGTACCTCACATCCAAAAGACATTACGGATGAGGTATTGTTCACCATGGCTAAATATGAGAATATCTGTAAGTACATACACTTACCGGTACAGAGTGGAAGTTCCAGAATCCTACAATTGATGAACAGAACTTATACCCGTGAATGGTATATGGCCAAAGTAGATCGTATCAGAGAACTACTACCCGACTGCGGCATTAGTTCTGATATCATCGCAGGTTTTTGTACGGAAACGGAGGAAGATCATCAGGAAACACTCAGTATCATGCAGTACAGTGGCTATGATATGAGCTATATGTTCTTCTACAGTGAAAGACCCGGAACATTGGCAGCCAGAAGATATGAAGATGACATTCCTGAAGAAGTGAAGAAAAGAAGGTTGCAGGAGATCGTAGATCTTCAAGGTGAATTATCTCGTCAGAGCAACTTAAAAGATCTGGGTAAAACCTTTAAAGTATTGGTCGAAGGTAATAGCCGTAAAAGTGAATCTGATTGGATGGGAAGAAACAGCCAGAATAAGGTCATTGTTTTCCCAAAGAAAGATCTGAATGAAGATCTGAAAGGTACTTATGTAATGGTGAAAGTAACCGACTGTACCAAGACAACACTGCGTGGAGAAAGAGAACTGTAATCATCAATGATGAATATTGAATCCTGAATGCAGGAAGTTCAAACAAGTGGTCAATGAATAAAACGGATCTCTATGTATCAGGCATCTGACATTAGGGATCAGCAAATTAAAGCTATGGATCTTCAAAGTATAAAAAACAGGTTTGGCATAATAGGTAATTCACCTTCGTTGAATCATGCACTCAATACAGCTGTACAGGTAGCTGCTACCGATCTGACCGTATTGATTGTAGGAGAAAGTGGTGTGGGTAAGGAAGTATTTTCTCAGATCATTCATTCTTTATCATCACGAAAGCATAATCCATTCATTGCCGTGAACTGTGGTGCTATTCCGGAAGGAACGATTGATTCAGAATTATTCGGACATGAAAAAGGCGCATTCACAGGGGCTGTTGATAGCAGAAAGGGTTATTTCGAAACGGTAAGTGGCGGTACCATCTTTTTAGATGAGATCGGTGAAATGCCATTGGGTACACAAGCCAGACTCTTACGTGTATTGGAAACAGGAGAATTCATCCGTGTGGGTTCTTCTAAAG
Above is a genomic segment from Sediminibacterium sp. KACHI17 containing:
- a CDS encoding L,D-transpeptidase family protein, with translation MKYPLLFLSILMTAVSVNGQSGFIENQRVFPRVAQAIRSKEDSLKKQFANAKLQWPAKDVYIRSFKYDSQLEVWVRNTSAEPYKLFKTYKICALSGTLGPKRMEGDYQVPEGFYYINEFNPKSMYHLSLGLNYPNASDLLLSDSIKPGSDIYIHGSCITVGCIPIQNDQIEELYVLASHARNQGQDFIPVHIYPVRFSNNRSQEYLDRNSKEDKEYQKFSTRLKEVYDYFEENKKLPLISVNKKGEYVIL
- a CDS encoding gluconate:H+ symporter; its protein translation is MQIFLVLLLVIIGLTVLTSVYKVSPFVSFLIVSICAGLLLGMPLMAIVKSLQKGVGDMLGSIIITLASGAMIGKLVANSGAATVIAERVIRICGQQYLSWGMMLTGLIIGIPLFYNVGFVLVIPIIYSLVYKFKLPVIPVAIPILAALSVAHSLLPPHPSPASLIGIFNASISKTFLYGMIVAIPAVVLAGPIFSRFLIRIKTTSSRFDFQETVQAENQPSLGISILSALMPIFLLLVTLLTSIIFKANDSIAKICDFINEPSILMLCSLLIVTLLLGKRQGMSVQAIMTTYDQGVREIATIILIIGASGGLKQILIDSEMSNEIVAVLQSVQIHPLVLAWLVAALIRLCLGSATVAGLTAAGIIAPLITQLDVEPNLVILAIGSGSIFCSHVNDTGFWMFKEYFNVSVKDTFLSWSLMESIVSVVGLLGVLVLSLFI
- a CDS encoding oligosaccharide flippase family protein encodes the protein MGSIRKQTIISSVLVYIGFAIGFVNHYFYTKNGSFTPEQFGLTRIFFDFAQNMMAFGALGVIPVIYKFYPYYKDNLEPRKIDLMSWAMLASIIGFVIVLVSGFVFQPFFVEKYQEKSPLILNYYYWMFPFAMGMLFFSVIEGFSWALQLSVVSNFLKETLLRVITSVLIGLFYFKWISFTVFIYLFAFQYLAIFLFLFIYLLRSGHLHFHFKISRVTRKFWKKILSMQILIYGGTLIASVAATIDSFIIAGFQGLTAVGIFVFAQFTANVIQVPQRSIQAVSSSFLSRAWKDKNYGEIHRIYSRSCINLLLMSLFIFGNIWLNAEEGIKVLNIQQDYLNSLNVIFILGIVRIIDAGTGLNAMVINTSTYWRFDFISGVVLIGLRLPLTYFMIKEYGIIGSAYAELIAYATYNFIRYEFLRRKFNMQPFTMKTLYSLLLAVAAYFICKQSFSALSGWIAIICNAVVFSGIMIAGIFVFKLTPDAMQLYHVVKKRWSNE
- the msrA gene encoding peptide-methionine (S)-S-oxide reductase MsrA, coding for MNTKVNYSGIVTDTATFGEGCFWCTEAFFQRLEGVLEVVSGYGGGFVENPTYEQVCDKNTGHVELARIVYDPSKITYDELLEVFWKTHDPTTPNQQGNDIGPQYRSVVYYHNETQKQKAEQYKALLDKSGAWDKPIVTTIEPFKNFYLAENYHQNYYNDNPNQGYCRFVIRPKLEKFEKVFKDKLKKQ
- a CDS encoding DNA mismatch repair protein MutS; the encoded protein is MRLYPETALTQLEFDKVRTLLESHCKTLHAREKAAQLRIHTRKEYIQLALQQTFEFKSILQQAQYFPNDFTLPLQQELRLLGIPGALITGEQWLQIRKLSENTANIFRWFDTERRQAFPAMAEVIKDVYYEKTIIEMIDEVIDEQGNVKDNASPDLQKIRMSLYRKRNELRRMFEKVIAKLAKAGYTADIDESFSNGRRVVAVFSEHKRQVKGILHGESDSRKTSFIEPEETIDLNNTVFALEHDELKEVQRILRQLTARLSVYAPLLSQYLLISGEYDFIRAKAKLAIEMNGQLPELSDKAHVHLINAFHPLLLLYNKTANKPTIPVTLTLDEQSRILVISGPNAGGKTVTMKTIGLNQLLLQSGLLVPVSPDSQMGIFKQLFIHIGDTQNLEFELSTYSSHLLHMKSFIESANGKTLFFIDELGSGSDPNLGGAFAEVIMEELARKHAYGVVTTHYLNLKVMANHTKGIINGAMQFDEVNLQPMYKLIVGKPGSSYTFAIAERIGLPQHLINRARKLVEEDHFKLDRLLNRTEQDLQQLEQEKKQLHKLLRENDRLKKEMEVVMDKERHRQQVELLKQQNRITEDRLVYLKDMERKLKQIVLDWKKSENKQEVIKNLQHLLFKQKETIVVNKLAKKVDLKYKELNQQIVIGSLVKLRKNYQVGEVKEIRGKRAIVQIGLLPMHVDLSDLVVVEKLEEKPTS